In one Chitinivibrionia bacterium genomic region, the following are encoded:
- a CDS encoding ORF6N domain-containing protein — protein sequence MPNSIELYSNEIENRIFTIRGLQVMLDRDLAELYGVEVKRLNEQVKRNIARFPDNFRFQLDITEFNELVAICDRFKTLKHSSVRPHAFTEAGVAMLSAVLNTPIAVQVSVRIINAFVAMRKTLTQIGGFIQRLENVELKQLETTQNIDKIFAALESRDVIPKSGVFFEGEVFDAYVLMCQIVKTAQKSIILIDNYVNEATLTIFSKRAENVKVMLFTKEISKQLKLDIEKFNKQYPPIEAKEFDLSHDRFLIVDDKEVYHWGASLKDSGKKWFAFSKMDLDGL from the coding sequence ATGCCAAATTCAATAGAATTGTATTCAAACGAAATAGAAAACCGAATTTTTACAATTCGTGGTTTGCAGGTGATGTTAGACAGGGACTTGGCTGAGTTATATGGCGTGGAAGTCAAAAGGTTAAACGAACAGGTGAAAAGAAACATAGCGCGATTTCCCGATAATTTTCGCTTTCAACTGGATATTACGGAATTCAATGAACTGGTCGCAATTTGCGACCGGTTCAAAACACTCAAACATTCATCTGTAAGACCGCACGCTTTTACCGAGGCGGGCGTAGCGATGCTTTCTGCAGTATTAAATACGCCGATAGCAGTGCAGGTAAGTGTGCGAATTATAAACGCTTTCGTCGCAATGCGCAAAACCTTAACGCAAATCGGCGGCTTTATTCAACGTCTCGAAAACGTGGAACTGAAACAACTGGAAACCACTCAGAACATAGACAAAATATTTGCCGCACTGGAAAGCAGAGACGTCATTCCCAAAAGTGGAGTTTTCTTTGAGGGAGAGGTTTTTGACGCTTATGTTTTAATGTGCCAAATTGTAAAAACCGCGCAAAAATCCATAATTTTGATAGACAATTATGTCAATGAAGCCACATTGACGATATTTTCCAAGAGAGCGGAAAATGTAAAAGTTATGCTTTTTACAAAAGAAATATCAAAACAGTTAAAATTAGATATAGAAAAATTCAACAAACAATATCCGCCGATAGAAGCAAAAGAATTCGACCTCAGCCACGACAGATTTTTGATAGTCGATGACAAAGAAGTTTATCATTGGGGCGCAAGTTTGAAAGACAGCGGCAAAAAATGGTTTGCGTTTTCAAAAATGGATTTGGACGGGTTGT